One window of Magallana gigas chromosome 2, xbMagGiga1.1, whole genome shotgun sequence genomic DNA carries:
- the LOC105332414 gene encoding body wall muscle protein HR-29-like encodes MYSRHIPIYHDDWNSRWSSFNHSPMYSSRMSRFPELTPRYDPEPLFDRAPMPFPDYDRREVMPRTDPGWGYQSTVAPTMENEMRKMTQEMNNMAKNFQRSGPASGLKTVEDLRLVEDFNVNNPVQEDVYGNRMFQLGFDVRQFRPEEIHIKTNGNQLSVHCKHEDKENGKSVFREYNRQFILPKEVNPEHLTSKLSADGSLKISAPLPPLAGSRDRLIPIDKK; translated from the coding sequence ATGTATAGCCGTCATATTCCAATCTACCACGATGACTGGAATTCTAGATGGTCATCCTTCAACCATAGTCCTATGTATTCCAGTAGGATGTCAAGGTTTCCAGAGCTGACGCCTAGATATGATCCAGAGCCATTATTTGACAGAGCACCAATGCCGTTTCCAGATTACGATCGACGAGAGGTCATGCCTCGAACTGATCCAGGATGGGGGTACCAATCAACAGTAGCCCCGACTATGGAGAACGAAATGCGTAAAATGACCCAGGAAATGAATAACATGGCCAAAAACTTCCAGAGATCCGGACCAGCTAGCGGACTAAAGACCGTGGAAGATCTTCGACTGGTGGAGGATTTCAATGTTAACAATCCTGTCCAGGAGGATGTTTATGGAAATAGAATGTTCCAGCTGGGATTTGATGTGCGCCAATTCAGACCGGAGGAAATCCACATCAAAACCAATGGAAATCAGCTCTCAGTGCATTGTAAGCACGAGGACAAGGAAAATGGAAAATCAGTGTTCCGGGAATACAACCGTCAGTTCATTTTACCCAAAGAAGTGAATCCAGAGCATCTAACATCTAAGCTGTCAGCAGACGGGTCTCTGAAGATTTCGGCCCCTCTCCCACCACTTGCTGGCAGCAGGGACAGACTCATACCAATCGACAAGAAATAG
- the LOC105332473 gene encoding signal transducer and activator of transcription 1: MEMATSESQSRPDVISYCLANPRFLERWQNIFKLGDQYMRDARLNCQDLFLSKNWESLEQFVLENDENDPKSDEVYKCMYRMILDHFNEMEHEEADQKQRLSQRVVYDNIKNSYEENPKPFITSLCRYLQEEQSLLTQFMMAEAESMEVSPADDQDHILACMDESSKKVKNCIEKLESLEDQLAGFEQFRSGSNGINLSEQQKKLIRFQQRRDQLFTDIKCQLQKIETKAEEAEAILEKKMLAYKEKLKLFYVDLVDHRPPIPTEVERGYSRIGEILYNNLQYVLPKLESLVGSQMVQSTTCSLRSCFERLLKSSFVVTEQQKHIIKVELGSKKRNKEADGNKEEATNQKFRCPKFYATVRLLACDNIDCKGKVKAQFCNESEVNEKFQSGEWESPCEIKLKAKTDESSFEKKALATFKKLEIENFERKQDIQVCEDKFRIVFTTRVRIADQDTLVSTISLPIVVTTGASQSCNVHGSLLWQCFSTNDAFQLPIESASSLKWHIVFDMLNAKMRTLGGRDLCNDEKDHLGSRLMQEENPIPDEMDIPFRRFCVDKMMDIKEGDDKKKSATFWMWFLAVFNLTKFHLQDYWNNELICGFIKKETAEQKLKSNNHNMKDYTYLLRFSDSVITDCQGQNLCGAISATVITNKGKKGKWKFLSTEPFKAETFKVKKKTLAQCVKTTYVKTTDTPAPDGNNVQLLQWLYKSPTSTISTEEAFQTYFTESKNRKENERYKKMEEILVLFNDMDLDDESSPERKREIKKAVGPSKKREAAKTRSGVIKAQRLSEPDPVMHSEATQTDSPMSVPPESPQTYSIGIPQTVLDLNEGQSQGSMGGQPLVSTQDTMETSSLSSVQSISIEEESLSSRHPNLSRMLSSNANTFLTIDEEALGQTLQLLQSEHGFSELLAYPEQQTGNTDFVYSNDQQMSPVPSMDSTQQPSPETSMSSPAYSVQSLQSTDNNQHNGTMESIVYAPASTTTEESIVRKEDEKLAKMKEKMLLFEKLKSKITGKGGSSESYVSSSGSQAFSPQSATTLQSPPHSTCPLAASPAGSIQTNSVQSPNSQSVYSEASSPAGSVASSVVEPILNDPASMNDLIQNLHNVFEEINNASFLNSGSRVPA, encoded by the exons ATGGAAATGGCTACAAGTGAATCCCAATCTCGTCCTGATGTGATTAGCTACTGTTTGGCAAATCCTAGATTCCTAGAACGATGGCAGAACATATTCAAACTAGGCGACCAATACATGAGAGATGCACGTTTAAATTGCCAAGACCTCTTTCTTTCTAaaaattg GGAGAGTCTGGAGCAGTTTGTCCTTGAAAATGATGAGAATGACCCGAAAAGTGATGAAGTCTATAAATGCATGTACAGGATGATCCTGGATCACTTTAATGAGATGGAGCACGAGGAGGCGGACCAAAAACAGCGACTCTCTCAGAGAGTGGTGTATGACAACATTAAG AATAGTTATGAAGAAAACCCCAAACCGTTCATAACCAGTTTGTGCCGATATCTGCAAGAGGAACAGAGCTTGCTGACACAGTTTATGATGGCAGAG GCAGAATCTATGGAAGTGAGCCCTGCTGATGACCAAGACCATATTCTTGCATGCATGGATGAAAGTAGCAAG AAAGTCAAGAACTGTATTGAAAAATTAGAATCATTAGAAGATCAGCTAGCTG GttttgaacaatttagaagtGGATCCAATGGAATAAATCTGTCCGAGCAGCAAAAGAAACTGATCAGATTCCAGCAGAGAAGAGATCAGTTGTTCACC GATATAAAATGCCAGCTGCAAAAGATCGAGACCAAGGCTGAAGAGGCTGAAGCaattcttgaaaagaagatgtTGGCTTACAaggaaaagttaaaattattctACGTGGACTTAGTGGATCATAGGCCTCCAATACCTACAGAGGTGGAGAGAGG ATATTCCCGGATTGGAGAAATATTgtacaataatttgcaatatgtTCTGCCCAAGCTAGAATCATTGGTAGGATCTCAAATGGTACAAAGCACTACCTGTAGTCTAAGAAGCTGCTTTGAAAGGCTTCTTAAAAG TTCGTTTGTTGTAACTGAACAGCAGAAGCATATAATAAAAGTTGAACTGGGATCCAAAAAACGTAACAAAGAGGCAGATGGCAATAAAGAGGAAGCGACCAATCAGAAGTTTCGATGTCCAAAGTTCTATGCTACTGTTCG ACTTCTAGCTTGTGATAATATAGACTGCAAAGGAAAAGTGAAAGCGCAGTTTTGTAATGAGTCAGAAGTCAATGAAAAATTTCAGAGTGGTGAATGGGAAAGTCCATGTGAAATAAAGTTGAAGGCCAAAACAGATGAATCATCTTTTGAAAAGAAAGCTTTagccacttttaaaaaactggaGATAGAAAACTTTGAACGGAAGCAAGATATCCAAGTTTGCGAGGATAAATTTAGGATTGTTTTCACCACTAGAGTCAGAATCGCTGACCAAGACACTCTTGTATCG ACAATTTCTCTGCCCATTGTGGTAACAACAGGAGCCAGCCAGAGCTGTAATGTACATGGCTCTCTTCTTTGGCAGTGCTTTAGCACCAATGATGCT TTTCAGTTGCCAATAGAATCTGCAAGCTCCTTGAAGTGGCACATTGTGTTTGACATGTTGAATGCAAAAATGCGGACTTTAGGAGGAAGGGACCTATGTAATGATGAGAAAGATCATCTGGGGAGCAGGCTCATGCAGG AGGAAAATCCAATACCAGATGAGATGGACATTCCCTTTAGGAGATTCTGTGTG gACAAAATGATGGACATAAAAGAAGGAGATGACAAGAAGAAATCGGCCACGTTTTGGATGTGGTTCCTGGCCGTTTTTAATCTTACCAAATTTCATCTCCAAGACTACTGGAATAACGA gttgatCTGTGGATTCATCAAGAAAGAGACAGCAGAGCAAAAACTGAAGAGCAATAACCACAACATGAAAGACTATACCTACCTGTTAAGGTTCTCTGATTCCGTCATCACAGATTGTCAAGGTCAAAACCTGTGTGGTGCCATCTCAGCTACTGTCATTACCAATAAGGGCAAAAAAg GCAAATGGAAATTCCTGTCAACCGAACCCTTCAAAGCAGAAACTTTCAAGGTCAAGAAGAAGACTCTTGCCCAGTGTGTGAAAACCACGTATGTAAAAACCACAGACACCCCTGCACCTGATGGTAACAATGTTCAACTTTTGCAGTGGTTATACAAGTCTCCAACTTCTACTATCAGCACTGAGGAAGCATTTCAGACTTATTTCACTG agAGCAAAAACAGGAAAGAAAATGAGAGATATAAGAAGATGGAGGAAATTCTAGTATTGTTTAA tgaTATGGATTTAGATGATGAATCATCTCcagaaagaaaaagagaaataaagaaAGCGGTTGGGCCATCAAAGAAACGAGAGGCTGCCAAAACCAGGTCTGGGGTCATTAAAGCTCAGCGTTTGTCTGAACCAGATCCTGTCATGCACTCTGAAGCCACACAAACCGATTCACCCATGTCGGTACCACCAGAATCTCCACAGACGTATAGTATTGGTATTCCTCAGACTGTCCTAGATCTAAATGAGGGCCAGTCGCAAGGAAGCATGGGAGGTCAGCCTCTTGTTTCCACACAAGACACGATGGAAACATCTTCACTTAGCAGTGTCCAGTCAATCAGCATTGAGGAGGAGAGTTTATCCAGTAGGCACCCAAATTTGTCAAGAATGCTTTCATCAAATGCCAACACTTTCTTAACAATTGATGAAGAAGCCCTGGGACAAACACTCCAGCTCCTTCAATCTGAACATGGATTTTCTGAGCTTCTTGCATATCCTGAGCAGCAGACAGGCAACACTGATTTTGTGTACAGCAACGACCAGCAAATGAGCCCAGTTCCTTCTATGGATTCCACGCAACAGCCTAGTCCAGAAACTTCTATGTCTAGTCCAGCATATTCGGTTCAGTCATTACAGAGTACAGACAATAACCAGCACAATGGTACAATGGAATCCATTGTTTATG CCCCAGCTTCAACAACAACTGAAGAATCAATTGTACGAAAAGAGGATGAAAAATTAgccaaaatgaaagaaaagatgTTGCTCTTTGAGAAGTTAAAGAGCAAGATTACCGGTAAAGGCGGAAGTTCAGAATCGTATGTGTCATCGTCGGGCTCACAAGCATTTTCCCCCCAATCTGCGACCACTCTGCAGTCCCCGCCACACTCAACTTGTCCTCTTGCAGCATCTCCGGCTGGGAGTATCCAGACTAACAGTGTTCAGTCTCCAAACTCCCAGTCTGTGTACTCCGAGGCCTCTTCTCCAGCGGGGAGTGTTGCATCATCAGTCGTTGAACCCATATTGAATGATCCAGCCAGCATGAATGATCTCATTCAAAACTTACACAATGTTTTTGAAGAGATAAATAATGCTTCTTTCCTGAACTCTGGGAGTAGAGTTCCTGCCTAA
- the LOC105332422 gene encoding probable RNA-binding protein 18, with translation MTDPLPVPPDSSPESDYRLWIGNLDSRLTEFSILKILQKFGSLKKFDFLYHKSGPDQGKSRGYCFASYDNKASAEHAMAKMNGKLALSKRLIVKWANKDVSTEQEKPKMTINTGNRAEEEDISPQSKIQAIEAKLQKMQDRNPSMDLKAVPGSSQLSVVQREARLKQLELINAKKQSRKPYKR, from the exons ATGACAGACCCCCTACCTGTCCCACCGGATTCCTCACCGGAGTCGGATTATCGCTTATGGATCGGAAACCTGGACTCCAGGTTAACAGA GTTCAGCATACTGAAGATTCTACAGAAGTTTGGATCCTTAAAAAAGTTTGACTTCCTGTACCACAAATCCGGCCCAGACCAGGGAAAATCTAGAGGCTATTGCTTTGCCAGTTATGATAATAAAGCA AGTGCAGAGCATGCCATGGCCAAAATGAACGGAAAACTAGCTTTGTCAAAACGGCTGATTGTGAAGTGGGCCAATAAGGATGTATCTACTGAGCAG gAGAAACCCAAGATGACTATAAATACAGGGAACAGAGCAGAAGAAGAAGATATTAG CCCTCAGAGCAAAATACAAGCAATAGAGGCCAAGTTGCAGAAAATGCAAGACAGAAATCCATCCATGGACCTGAAAGCTGTGCCCGGTAGCAGCCAGCTGAGCGTGGTTCAGAGGGAGGCCCGTCTAAAACAGCTGGAGCTGATCAACGCCAAAAAACAGTCCAGGAAGCCATACAAGAGGTGA